A single window of Granulicella sibirica DNA harbors:
- a CDS encoding low molecular weight protein tyrosine phosphatase family protein, whose protein sequence is MKLLFICSQNRLRSPTAEALFSGHTTHVASSAGTDRDAVTPVSADLIEWADIVFPMEGAHLRRLNWRFPVQMRQKRAIVLNIRDDYDFMDPDLIELLRSRLRTHIEM, encoded by the coding sequence ATGAAGCTGTTGTTCATTTGTAGCCAGAACCGGCTAAGAAGTCCGACCGCTGAAGCGCTCTTTTCAGGGCATACGACGCACGTCGCTTCGTCGGCTGGCACGGATCGCGATGCCGTGACGCCCGTGTCAGCAGATCTGATTGAATGGGCCGATATTGTCTTCCCGATGGAGGGCGCACACCTTCGGCGGCTCAACTGGCGATTCCCTGTCCAGATGCGCCAAAAGCGGGCGATCGTGCTCAACATACGGGATGACTACGATTTCATGGATCCAGATCTGATCGAACTGTTGAGGTCCAGGCTCCGGACTCACATTGAGATGTGA
- a CDS encoding ABC transporter permease — protein MRLADFKETMAMSMDTLRGNKMRSSLTVLGIVIGVLTVIVISSVINGLNASVEGLVESLGSNVLFVFRFPVFGSRPTTEMLTRKQMTYDDAIAMRDLPHVVAVSPSLQYADHSVGGGAGTTAIKGNGHKMQNTTLQGETPATKDVHDLNLLSGRFFNEGDQERAANVSVLGYDTAEELFGVESPIGKEVEVGGMLFTVVGVMDKQKQAFGGGKNPQDNVAYFPITTFHKLHPEVLDYWITLKYDDPKNRPLVEDELQELLRRRRKVHNDAPDNFAIFGTDTLTRLWNNVSGGLFLLLFALSSVALLVGGVGVMNIMLVSVTERTREIGIRKAIGATKKTILTQFTLEAITLCAVGGVVGVALGSLIAFGLKYTPFGSLISPVWIMVGFGSSCVIGLVFGIYPAWKAASLNPIEALRYE, from the coding sequence ATGCGCCTTGCCGACTTCAAAGAGACGATGGCGATGTCGATGGACACGCTGCGCGGAAACAAAATGCGGAGCAGCCTGACGGTGCTGGGCATCGTGATCGGTGTGCTGACGGTGATCGTGATCTCGTCGGTGATCAATGGGCTGAACGCAAGCGTCGAGGGACTGGTCGAGTCGCTTGGGTCGAACGTGCTGTTCGTCTTTCGGTTTCCGGTATTCGGCTCACGACCCACGACGGAGATGCTGACGCGCAAGCAGATGACCTACGACGATGCGATTGCGATGCGGGATCTTCCGCACGTGGTGGCTGTGTCTCCTTCGTTGCAGTATGCCGACCATTCGGTTGGAGGCGGTGCGGGGACGACCGCGATCAAGGGCAATGGGCACAAGATGCAAAACACGACCCTGCAGGGCGAGACGCCGGCGACCAAGGATGTTCATGATCTCAACCTATTGTCGGGGCGGTTCTTCAATGAGGGCGACCAGGAGCGGGCAGCGAATGTGTCGGTGCTTGGGTATGACACGGCGGAGGAGCTCTTCGGTGTGGAATCGCCGATCGGGAAGGAGGTCGAAGTCGGCGGGATGCTGTTTACCGTAGTCGGGGTGATGGACAAGCAGAAGCAGGCGTTTGGCGGGGGGAAGAATCCGCAGGACAACGTTGCCTACTTCCCCATCACGACGTTCCATAAACTGCATCCCGAGGTACTGGACTACTGGATCACCCTGAAGTACGACGACCCGAAGAATCGCCCGCTTGTCGAAGACGAGTTGCAGGAGTTGTTGCGGCGCCGGCGGAAGGTGCATAACGATGCGCCCGATAACTTTGCAATCTTTGGAACGGATACGCTGACGCGGCTCTGGAACAACGTTTCGGGTGGGCTGTTTCTTCTGTTGTTCGCGCTTTCCAGCGTAGCGCTGCTGGTGGGTGGAGTGGGCGTGATGAACATCATGCTGGTGAGCGTGACGGAGAGGACGCGCGAAATCGGGATTCGAAAGGCCATTGGGGCGACGAAGAAGACGATCCTGACGCAGTTCACGCTGGAGGCGATTACGCTGTGCGCGGTGGGCGGCGTGGTGGGCGTCGCGCTGGGGAGCTTGATTGCGTTCGGGCTGAAGTACACGCCGTTCGGGTCGTTGATTTCGCCGGTGTGGATCATGGTGGGATTTGGGAGTTCGTGCGTGATCGGGCTGGTGTTTGGGATCTATCCAGCTTGGAAGGCTGCGAGTTTGAACCCGATCGAGGCGCTGCGTTACGAGTAG
- a CDS encoding ABC transporter permease — MDFKEGLKLALQSLWANKLRSVLTLLGVVIGVASVIAVVTLVNGANTYIETKFSSYGADVFTVSRLPQFITSAEEYERLQRRKNILLDDYRYVEQNCKHCVGLGAQQATVAKVVHGTLSVTDSTIRGYTWQMASLQNLNIVSGRDFTATDEEHASHVCIIGSDIQDNLFPGTDPIGQELRVDGAPYTIVGVSEKQGSTFGASQDNWVGVPLTAYQKSYGTSKSVTIYVKAGSAGAPLEEAADEVRVLMRSRRHDAPGAENSFELDTNNTLVGFASGITKSFGAVAGGIAAVSLVVGGIVIMNIMLVSVTERTREIGIRKALGARPKDILMQFLLESALMALVGGAVGVIGGVGVAQLVTIAVGFPSTVALWSVVMGLIVATATGIFFGVYPARKAALLDPIVALRAD, encoded by the coding sequence ATGGATTTCAAGGAAGGACTGAAGCTCGCGTTGCAGTCGCTCTGGGCAAATAAGCTGCGGAGCGTGTTGACGCTGCTTGGCGTCGTGATCGGCGTGGCGAGCGTTATCGCCGTCGTCACTCTGGTGAATGGCGCGAATACCTATATCGAGACGAAGTTCTCGAGCTATGGAGCTGACGTTTTTACCGTATCGCGCTTGCCGCAGTTCATTACCAGTGCGGAAGAGTACGAGAGGCTTCAGAGGCGAAAGAACATTCTGCTCGACGACTATCGCTATGTAGAACAGAACTGCAAGCACTGCGTGGGGCTTGGAGCGCAGCAGGCTACCGTCGCCAAGGTGGTGCATGGGACGCTCTCGGTTACCGACTCAACGATCCGCGGCTATACGTGGCAGATGGCGTCGCTGCAGAACCTGAACATCGTGAGCGGGCGTGATTTTACGGCGACCGACGAGGAGCATGCCTCGCATGTGTGCATCATCGGGTCCGACATCCAGGACAACCTGTTTCCCGGAACGGATCCGATCGGGCAGGAGCTTCGGGTGGATGGGGCGCCGTACACGATCGTCGGAGTGAGCGAGAAGCAAGGAAGCACATTTGGGGCGAGCCAGGACAACTGGGTTGGGGTGCCGCTGACGGCATACCAGAAGAGCTATGGCACCTCGAAGTCGGTGACGATCTACGTTAAGGCTGGATCGGCAGGAGCTCCGCTGGAAGAGGCGGCAGACGAGGTGCGGGTACTGATGCGCTCGCGTCGGCATGACGCCCCGGGAGCCGAGAACTCCTTTGAGCTCGACACGAACAATACACTCGTTGGGTTCGCGAGCGGGATCACGAAGTCGTTTGGAGCGGTTGCGGGCGGCATCGCGGCGGTGTCGCTCGTGGTCGGCGGCATCGTGATCATGAATATCATGCTGGTGAGCGTGACGGAGCGAACGCGCGAGATCGGAATTCGAAAGGCGCTGGGAGCGCGGCCGAAGGACATCCTGATGCAGTTCCTGCTGGAGTCAGCCCTCATGGCGCTCGTCGGTGGTGCGGTCGGGGTCATCGGTGGCGTGGGGGTGGCGCAACTGGTGACGATCGCCGTGGGCTTTCCGTCGACGGTAGCGCTATGGAGCGTTGTGATGGGACTGATCGTGGCGACAGCGACGGGCATTTTCTTCGGGGTGTACCCGGCGCGCAAGGCCGCGCTGCTCGATCCGATTGTTGCGCTGAGGGCGGACTGA
- a CDS encoding DUF4126 family protein: MAMNLTTWLLAFPVLGFATGLRTMTPMAILCWFAYFKALPLDGTWGFWAANLISAIIFTVLAVGELIGDKLPRTPDRTDVVPLLARLFFGALVGGLAAVGAAGSQFEGILLSLIGAAAGTFVGFMFRRFFAHHHGNDLPVALGEDAIAILFALLSLRMIATT, encoded by the coding sequence ATGGCGATGAACCTGACGACATGGCTTCTGGCGTTTCCTGTGCTCGGCTTTGCGACTGGGCTAAGGACGATGACGCCGATGGCAATTCTGTGCTGGTTCGCCTACTTCAAAGCACTCCCGCTCGATGGAACCTGGGGTTTCTGGGCTGCGAACCTGATCTCGGCGATCATCTTTACTGTGCTGGCCGTAGGGGAGCTTATCGGGGATAAGCTTCCGCGGACTCCGGACCGGACGGACGTGGTTCCCTTGCTGGCTCGGCTCTTCTTCGGAGCCCTGGTGGGAGGGCTTGCCGCCGTGGGAGCGGCGGGATCGCAGTTCGAGGGGATCCTGCTCAGCCTGATCGGCGCTGCCGCGGGGACGTTCGTTGGATTCATGTTTCGGCGGTTCTTTGCGCATCATCACGGGAATGACCTTCCAGTGGCGCTCGGCGAGGATGCGATCGCTATTTTATTTGCGCTTCTGTCGCTAAGGATGATCGCGACAACCTAG
- the glyA gene encoding serine hydroxymethyltransferase — protein MPIDLTATLAASDPEIAAQITNEVDRQHEGLEMIASENFVSRAVLEAAGTVFTNKYAEGYPGKRYYGGCEFADVVENLARDRAKRLFGAEHVNVQPHSGSQANAAACMSFLTPGDTILGLDLAHGGHLTHGHKLNFSGKLYRVVGYQVRRDTEVVDYDELEAAALREKPKMIIGGGSAYPRQFDFPRMREIAEKVGAYLMVDMAHFAGLVAGGAHPSPIPHAHVVTTTTHKTLRGPRSGMILTKQEFAASIDRSVFPGQQGGPLMHVIAAKAVAFREALEPEFSVYAHQVVANAKVLAEAIGAEGYRIISGGTDTHLLLMDVFAKGILGSEAEVALGEAGITVNKNAIPYDTNPPMKPSGIRLGTPALTTRGMKEAEMRVIAGWIVEALEHRNDPAKLKEVRGKVLELAESFPLYEFLR, from the coding sequence ATGCCGATTGACCTCACTGCGACCCTTGCTGCCTCCGATCCGGAGATCGCTGCCCAGATTACGAACGAAGTTGACCGCCAGCATGAGGGTCTCGAGATGATCGCGTCGGAGAACTTCGTCTCCCGCGCCGTCCTAGAAGCAGCTGGAACTGTCTTCACCAACAAGTACGCCGAGGGGTATCCGGGGAAGCGGTATTACGGTGGATGTGAGTTCGCCGATGTCGTCGAAAACCTTGCCCGCGACCGTGCGAAGCGCCTCTTCGGAGCGGAGCACGTCAATGTGCAGCCGCACTCGGGATCTCAGGCAAACGCCGCAGCCTGCATGAGTTTCCTGACACCTGGCGACACGATCCTTGGGCTTGATCTGGCGCATGGCGGACACCTTACCCACGGCCACAAGCTGAACTTCTCTGGCAAGCTTTATCGCGTAGTGGGCTATCAGGTGCGTCGAGACACGGAAGTCGTTGACTACGATGAACTTGAGGCGGCGGCGCTGCGCGAGAAGCCGAAGATGATCATCGGTGGCGGAAGCGCTTATCCGCGGCAATTCGATTTTCCACGCATGCGCGAGATTGCCGAGAAGGTCGGAGCCTACCTCATGGTGGACATGGCTCATTTTGCAGGACTCGTAGCTGGAGGAGCGCACCCCTCGCCTATTCCGCATGCGCACGTTGTGACCACCACAACGCATAAGACTCTTCGCGGCCCACGCAGCGGCATGATTCTGACGAAGCAGGAATTTGCAGCAAGCATCGATCGCAGCGTGTTTCCCGGACAGCAGGGGGGGCCCCTGATGCACGTGATCGCAGCGAAGGCCGTTGCTTTTCGTGAAGCGTTGGAGCCTGAGTTTTCGGTGTATGCGCATCAGGTTGTCGCGAATGCGAAGGTGCTGGCGGAGGCGATTGGAGCCGAGGGTTATCGCATCATCTCCGGTGGTACGGACACGCATCTCCTTTTGATGGACGTATTTGCGAAGGGCATCCTGGGCTCCGAGGCGGAGGTGGCGCTGGGGGAGGCGGGGATCACTGTGAATAAGAATGCGATTCCGTATGACACGAACCCTCCGATGAAGCCGAGCGGCATTCGGCTGGGGACCCCGGCGTTGACGACGCGTGGGATGAAGGAAGCGGAAATGCGCGTCATTGCTGGGTGGATCGTCGAAGCGCTCGAGCATCGGAACGACCCCGCGAAGCTGAAAGAGGTGCGCGGGAAGGTTCTGGAGCTGGCGGAGAGCTTCCCGTTGTACGAATTTCTGCGCTAA
- a CDS encoding alpha/beta hydrolase family protein, with the protein MLSQLYAKWMVSWETALTTRDTNRIVRPLEWGFDWLSGFTAPDTKADLDRMIVANQEIVARSDQFFGYETPIDFRLEDRHPQLFPTNIRPETLAQDADFKRRAEAGELDPVTFLRFTSPVTTPYPENDVVNARWYPAPAEKQAGKPKQAMIVMPQWNADAFSHNALCTLFNKFGISCLRLSKPYHDIRRPAELERSDYAVSANIGRTLSACRQAVVDIRSCIDWLEQQGYEQFGVLGTSLGSCYAFIAAAHDPRIEVCAFNHASTWFGDVVWTGQSTRHIRAAFEQAGLTQQQVRQLFLGVSPMAFMEKFAATSKRVLVVHATYDLTFLQEFSLDVLKNFEKYHIDYISKVLPCGHYTTGETPYKYIDGWYLGSFVYQSFKKLALQTA; encoded by the coding sequence ATGCTCTCCCAGCTTTACGCAAAGTGGATGGTCTCCTGGGAGACTGCCCTGACCACACGCGACACAAACCGTATTGTACGCCCGCTCGAATGGGGATTTGACTGGCTAAGTGGATTCACTGCTCCAGATACGAAGGCTGACCTCGATCGCATGATCGTGGCGAATCAGGAGATTGTCGCACGCTCTGACCAGTTCTTCGGCTATGAAACTCCTATCGACTTCCGCCTCGAGGACCGCCATCCCCAGTTATTTCCGACGAACATTCGTCCTGAAACCCTCGCGCAGGACGCTGACTTCAAGCGCCGGGCAGAGGCAGGAGAACTCGATCCCGTCACCTTCCTTCGCTTCACCTCACCCGTTACTACGCCGTACCCGGAGAATGACGTAGTCAACGCCCGATGGTATCCCGCCCCCGCTGAAAAGCAGGCAGGAAAACCAAAGCAGGCCATGATTGTCATGCCCCAGTGGAATGCGGACGCGTTCTCTCACAATGCACTCTGCACTCTCTTCAATAAGTTTGGGATCAGCTGCTTGCGGCTTTCGAAGCCATATCATGACATTCGCCGGCCGGCCGAGCTTGAGCGCTCCGACTACGCTGTTTCGGCCAATATTGGCCGCACTCTTTCAGCATGTCGACAAGCGGTGGTGGACATTCGCAGTTGCATCGACTGGCTCGAGCAGCAGGGCTACGAACAGTTCGGCGTTCTGGGCACGAGCCTGGGATCCTGCTACGCCTTTATCGCTGCCGCCCATGACCCTCGGATTGAAGTCTGCGCGTTCAACCATGCTTCCACCTGGTTTGGGGATGTTGTCTGGACGGGACAGAGCACACGCCACATTCGAGCGGCTTTTGAGCAGGCGGGACTGACGCAGCAGCAGGTTCGGCAGCTCTTTCTAGGAGTTAGTCCCATGGCGTTCATGGAGAAGTTTGCCGCAACTTCGAAGCGCGTCCTTGTCGTGCATGCGACATACGATCTCACTTTTCTTCAGGAATTCTCTCTGGATGTCCTGAAAAACTTCGAGAAATATCACATTGATTACATTTCCAAGGTTCTTCCCTGCGGACACTACACAACCGGTGAGACGCCATACAAGTACATCGATGGCTGGTACCTCGGATCGTTCGTCTATCAAAGCTTTAAGAAGTTGGCATTACAAACCGCTTAG
- a CDS encoding HipA family kinase, whose translation MRGLAVLAVQAIGRMRGGAQSQLMLGADGQLWVVKFQNNPQHLRVLANELIATRIGAAAGLTVPATDVVEVTEWLVRNSVEMYIELGKGFQERCSAGLQFGSRFVGGLMPGQVVDYLPEPQMEEVRNLGEFAGILCLDKWAGNCNGRQAVFERKAREKRYRATFVDQGFCFNAGEWTFPDSPLRGVFARNTVYRSVTGWESFEPWLSRIEEMGPEVLWEIAEAVPPEWYGGNLSTIERLMETMLVRRGRVRELIGSFRDSNREPFPHWAKNGRVLVPRQFEDVPGLGKLVM comes from the coding sequence GTGCGCGGCTTGGCGGTGCTTGCGGTGCAGGCGATCGGAAGGATGCGGGGCGGGGCGCAGAGCCAGTTGATGCTGGGGGCGGATGGGCAGTTGTGGGTGGTGAAGTTTCAGAATAATCCGCAGCATCTGCGGGTTCTGGCGAATGAGCTGATCGCGACTCGGATTGGGGCGGCGGCGGGGCTGACGGTGCCGGCGACGGATGTGGTCGAGGTCACGGAGTGGCTGGTGCGGAACTCGGTCGAGATGTATATCGAGTTGGGGAAGGGATTCCAAGAGAGATGCTCGGCGGGACTGCAGTTCGGGAGCCGATTTGTGGGCGGCCTGATGCCGGGGCAGGTGGTGGATTACCTTCCGGAGCCGCAGATGGAAGAGGTGCGGAACCTCGGGGAGTTTGCCGGGATCCTGTGTCTCGACAAGTGGGCTGGGAACTGCAATGGGCGGCAGGCGGTGTTTGAGCGGAAGGCGCGGGAGAAGAGGTATCGGGCTACCTTTGTTGATCAGGGCTTCTGTTTCAACGCGGGGGAGTGGACGTTTCCGGATTCGCCTCTGCGTGGAGTGTTCGCACGGAACACGGTGTACCGGAGCGTGACTGGTTGGGAGAGCTTCGAGCCGTGGCTGAGCCGGATCGAGGAGATGGGGCCGGAGGTGCTGTGGGAGATTGCGGAGGCCGTTCCGCCCGAGTGGTACGGAGGGAATCTCTCGACGATCGAGCGACTGATGGAGACGATGCTTGTTCGGCGTGGACGGGTGCGGGAGTTGATTGGGTCGTTTCGGGATTCAAATCGGGAGCCGTTCCCGCACTGGGCGAAGAACGGGCGGGTTCTGGTGCCGCGACAGTTCGAGGATGTGCCTGGATTGGGCAAGCTTGTGATGTAG
- a CDS encoding DUF3037 domain-containing protein: MAERVPCEFFLIRYVPDVVKGEFANIGVVLREAAGDGGAVVRFTRDWSRVRCMDADADIALLEALEGEIGARLRMGVSARDPKAVMDVLEDSLSNSVQMSAVGACLAENFATEIELLMKMYVEPLKAPARVRTKTGRAAIAGAMRTEFERAGVWGLMRKRIAASMYTGAGDPMKIDCGYRPNGVIRMFQAVSLDGDVEGAKGLAYSAAGLRDGVTRVEGATLELTAVVEPLREVSDLEDEAMERYRFGVDAMEREAIRVVTLNDLVRVAQTARVELKV, translated from the coding sequence GTGGCGGAGAGGGTGCCGTGTGAGTTCTTCCTGATCCGGTATGTGCCGGATGTGGTGAAGGGCGAATTCGCGAATATCGGCGTGGTGCTGCGCGAGGCCGCGGGCGATGGCGGTGCCGTCGTGCGGTTTACGCGGGACTGGTCGCGGGTTCGGTGCATGGACGCGGACGCGGACATTGCGCTTCTGGAGGCTTTAGAGGGCGAGATTGGGGCGAGGCTGCGGATGGGTGTGAGTGCGCGGGACCCGAAGGCGGTGATGGATGTGCTTGAGGATTCGCTCTCGAACTCGGTGCAGATGAGTGCGGTGGGGGCTTGCCTGGCGGAGAACTTTGCGACTGAGATCGAGCTTCTGATGAAGATGTACGTCGAGCCGCTGAAGGCTCCGGCGCGGGTGAGGACGAAGACGGGGCGGGCGGCGATCGCCGGGGCTATGCGGACGGAGTTCGAGCGGGCAGGAGTCTGGGGGCTTATGCGGAAGCGGATCGCGGCGAGCATGTATACGGGGGCCGGGGATCCGATGAAGATCGATTGCGGGTATCGGCCGAACGGGGTTATCCGCATGTTTCAGGCGGTGTCGCTCGACGGAGATGTCGAAGGGGCGAAGGGGTTGGCTTATTCGGCGGCAGGACTGCGGGATGGGGTTACGCGGGTGGAAGGGGCAACGCTCGAGTTGACGGCTGTAGTCGAGCCTCTGCGGGAGGTCTCCGATCTGGAGGACGAGGCGATGGAGCGGTATCGGTTCGGCGTCGATGCGATGGAGCGCGAGGCGATTCGAGTGGTTACCTTGAACGACCTGGTGCGGGTGGCGCAGACGGCGCGGGTTGAGTTGAAGGTGTAA
- a CDS encoding phage portal protein: MGLRDAVQGVWQRLAGGRTVETIQGESGARKTAMLPSILSPYGGRTGQTVMKPTPANLRRFAETPVARRAINVVKDKIACMDWQVRVRRGYNGTKVPYAAAKLAALRLALEEPNQADSFRTLFEQVLEDTLVGGFGAVEMELTGDRSRPFRLWAVDGATIRIDETWDGDPAKPRYGQATGKPGKDALVPLLDDELMYVRLNPRSHTAFGLGRLEVAFETVNQFLSAGRYAGRLASNSVVQYALWLNETTPEQHERLIHWWQDEIEGTGKVPILSCEQKPEVLRFAGGTDADLHLQWQEFLLRMIANAFELPPMFLGLELDVNKASAGELADEAFQSAVVPVAKLLAEHITRDLFAKRLGWREFEFVFNDLEARDPMEELSVQTQLLQAGVLTVAEVRAMRGLPPMTEAMHGAGEGTGSEVTP, translated from the coding sequence TTGGGTTTGAGGGATGCGGTTCAGGGTGTCTGGCAGAGGCTGGCCGGAGGGCGGACGGTGGAGACGATTCAAGGGGAGAGCGGGGCGAGGAAGACGGCGATGCTGCCCTCGATCCTCTCGCCCTACGGCGGGCGAACGGGACAGACGGTGATGAAGCCGACCCCGGCCAACCTCCGGCGGTTCGCGGAGACGCCGGTAGCGCGTCGGGCGATCAATGTGGTGAAGGACAAGATCGCGTGCATGGACTGGCAGGTGAGGGTTCGGCGCGGATACAACGGGACCAAGGTTCCGTATGCGGCGGCGAAGCTTGCGGCTCTGCGGCTTGCGCTCGAGGAACCGAACCAGGCAGACAGCTTCCGCACGCTCTTCGAGCAGGTGCTCGAGGATACGCTCGTGGGAGGCTTCGGCGCCGTCGAGATGGAGCTGACCGGGGACCGTTCCCGACCGTTCCGGCTTTGGGCAGTCGACGGAGCGACAATCCGGATCGATGAGACGTGGGACGGTGATCCGGCGAAGCCTCGGTATGGGCAGGCCACCGGCAAGCCGGGGAAAGACGCGCTTGTTCCCCTGCTCGACGACGAGTTGATGTATGTGCGTTTAAATCCTCGGTCGCATACGGCGTTTGGGTTGGGTCGTCTGGAGGTCGCGTTCGAGACGGTGAACCAGTTCCTGAGTGCGGGGCGCTACGCGGGGAGGCTGGCCTCGAACTCGGTGGTGCAGTATGCGCTTTGGCTGAACGAGACCACGCCGGAGCAGCACGAGAGGCTGATCCACTGGTGGCAGGACGAGATCGAAGGCACGGGCAAGGTGCCGATCCTGAGCTGCGAGCAGAAGCCCGAAGTGCTGCGGTTCGCGGGAGGTACGGATGCGGACCTGCATCTGCAGTGGCAGGAGTTTCTGCTGCGGATGATCGCCAACGCGTTCGAGCTTCCGCCGATGTTCCTCGGCTTGGAACTGGATGTGAACAAGGCGTCCGCCGGCGAGCTTGCGGATGAGGCATTTCAGAGTGCAGTGGTGCCGGTTGCGAAGCTTCTCGCCGAGCACATCACGCGGGATCTGTTTGCCAAGCGGCTTGGCTGGCGCGAGTTTGAGTTCGTCTTCAACGATCTCGAGGCGAGAGATCCGATGGAAGAACTTTCGGTGCAGACGCAGCTTCTGCAGGCCGGCGTGCTGACGGTGGCGGAAGTCCGAGCGATGCGTGGTTTGCCGCCCATGACCGAGGCGATGCATGGGGCAGGCGAGGGCACCGGAAGCGAGGTGACGCCTTGA
- the purE gene encoding 5-(carboxyamino)imidazole ribonucleotide mutase, whose amino-acid sequence MSAEPLVGVVMGSKSDYSVMRGAVEMLREFGVPHEVRVVSAHRTPDLLFEYAEAAAGRGLRVIVAGAGGAAHLPGMMAAKTVVPVLGVPIAATALQGFDAMLSIAQMPKGVPVGTMAIGAAGAANAGLLAIAMLGTTDAALQEKLVAWRAARRDEVLAQVVGDEVSA is encoded by the coding sequence ATGAGCGCCGAGCCGTTAGTGGGTGTCGTGATGGGGAGTAAGAGTGATTACTCGGTAATGCGGGGTGCGGTGGAGATGCTGCGGGAGTTCGGCGTGCCCCACGAGGTGCGCGTGGTGAGCGCGCATCGGACGCCGGATCTTCTCTTCGAGTACGCCGAAGCCGCTGCCGGGCGTGGTTTGAGGGTGATCGTCGCAGGGGCGGGCGGCGCGGCGCATCTGCCGGGCATGATGGCGGCGAAGACAGTGGTTCCGGTGCTTGGCGTCCCGATCGCGGCAACGGCGCTGCAGGGATTTGATGCCATGCTCTCGATCGCGCAGATGCCCAAGGGCGTGCCGGTCGGGACGATGGCGATTGGCGCGGCGGGCGCAGCGAATGCCGGTCTGCTTGCGATTGCCATGCTTGGCACCACCGATGCCGCGTTGCAGGAGAAGCTCGTGGCCTGGCGGGCAGCGCGGCGGGACGAGGTGTTGGCGCAGGTTGTTGGCGATGAGGTTTCAGCGTGA
- the purK gene encoding 5-(carboxyamino)imidazole ribonucleotide synthase produces the protein MSTRSIEARPILPGATIGILGGGQLGRMIAMAARGMGYRILVLDPDPGCPARFVVDGCIEAGWDDSRGAANLARGCDVVTLEIEQISERSMEAAASFCPVRPGGAMLAVIQDRIEQKDWLRKHGFPVGPYRAVRALDDVRSAINELGGRCFCKSAQGGYDGRGQGRVGFGPEAGTEAEVRGAWEALGEGAGVVEQAVDLEREISVMVARSPRGEVKVYPAAWNHHEHQILSWSVIPAAIPESLESEARRIAEEIADTFQLEGLLAVEMFVTTGGKLLVNELAPRPHNSYHQSERACVTSQFEQAVRAVCDLPLGDVDLVQPAAIANLLGDHWIGEDGSAVEPRFDRALAVPGVRLHLYEKLKPRKARKMGHLSAVGTTVKQAVERVLAAKAAL, from the coding sequence GTGAGCACACGGTCTATAGAGGCTAGGCCGATCCTGCCGGGAGCAACGATCGGGATTCTTGGGGGCGGGCAGCTTGGGCGCATGATCGCCATGGCGGCACGGGGAATGGGATACAGGATTCTTGTGCTCGATCCGGATCCGGGGTGCCCGGCCCGGTTTGTGGTGGATGGATGCATTGAGGCGGGTTGGGATGACAGCCGAGGTGCGGCAAATCTTGCGCGTGGATGCGATGTCGTGACACTCGAGATCGAGCAAATTTCCGAACGCAGCATGGAAGCCGCGGCGAGCTTTTGCCCGGTGCGTCCGGGTGGGGCGATGCTTGCCGTGATCCAGGACCGCATCGAGCAGAAGGACTGGCTGCGAAAGCATGGTTTTCCGGTTGGACCGTACCGGGCGGTGCGGGCACTGGATGACGTGCGCTCAGCGATCAACGAGCTTGGTGGGAGATGCTTCTGCAAGAGCGCGCAAGGTGGATATGACGGGCGCGGGCAAGGGCGCGTCGGGTTTGGGCCGGAGGCTGGGACGGAAGCCGAAGTAAGAGGCGCGTGGGAGGCGCTTGGCGAAGGCGCAGGTGTGGTCGAGCAGGCGGTGGACCTTGAGCGTGAGATCAGCGTGATGGTGGCACGGAGTCCCAGAGGCGAAGTGAAGGTATACCCGGCGGCGTGGAATCATCATGAGCATCAGATTCTGAGCTGGAGCGTGATCCCGGCGGCTATTCCGGAATCGTTGGAATCGGAAGCGCGCAGGATCGCTGAGGAGATTGCCGATACGTTTCAACTCGAGGGTCTGCTCGCCGTCGAGATGTTCGTAACGACCGGGGGCAAGCTCCTGGTGAACGAGTTGGCGCCGCGTCCGCATAACAGCTACCACCAAAGCGAACGTGCGTGCGTGACGAGTCAGTTCGAGCAGGCGGTGAGGGCGGTCTGCGATCTTCCGCTTGGGGATGTCGATCTGGTGCAGCCGGCAGCGATCGCGAACCTGCTTGGGGACCACTGGATTGGCGAGGATGGCTCGGCGGTGGAACCGCGGTTCGACCGCGCGTTGGCAGTGCCCGGAGTGAGGCTGCATCTGTATGAGAAACTCAAGCCGCGCAAAGCTCGTAAGATGGGGCACCTAAGCGCCGTGGGGACGACGGTGAAGCAGGCGGTGGAGCGTGTCCTCGCGGCCAAGGCGGCCCTGTAG